The DNA region AGACAGTACTTTTATTCAACAAACCAGTTGCGATAGTTTGGATACAGGTTTAAAATTTTTAAATCTGACCAATGTTTTTGGATGTGACAGTGTGGTCCGTATTAACACCACATTTTCTGGAGTTATCACGCAATTTATTACAAAAAACGAATGCGGTTTGGCTAAAAACTATACCGATACCCTCGTCTTCTCAACATCCAATTGCGACAGTCTGGTAATAACCAATCACATCGGATTAAAAATTGATACCAACTTTGTTCAACAAAGCAGCTGCGATTTAAGCCAAGCAGGAATTGATACCATCATTTACCAAACAGCAACATGTGACAGCATCGTAATTGTCAATACCCAATTTATTCCTTCAGACACTACATATATTCAACAATCGAGCTGTGATCCCAATTTAGTTGGCATTACCAGTAAACTTTACAATACGTCCACATGCGACAGTCTGGTAATTATCAATACACAATTTACACCTTCCGATACCACACGAATCAATTTAAGCAGTTGTGATATCAATCAAGTCGGAATAGACAGTATGTTGTTTGCAACCAGCACCTGTGACAGTTTAGTAATTATCAATACGTCTTTTATTTCTTCCGATACCACACGCATTTTCTTAACCAGTTGCGATGTCAATCAAGTCGGAATAGACAGCATGCTCTTTGCTACCAGCACCTGCGACAGTTTAGTGATTATCAATACCTCCTTTAAATCTTCTGATACCAGTTTGATCAATCAAGTCACTTGTTTGTCTTCAGCGGTTGGGCTGGATACGGTTCAGCTGCAAAAGAGCAATGGGTGTGACAGTTTAGTAATAACAAATACGGTGTTTGTTCCTTTGCGTTTGCAATTTAAATTGGATTCCATAAGTTGTCATGACAAAGCAGATGCAAACATTCAAATACTCAATGAGCAGGATTTTAGTAAACCCTATGTTGTTTATTTAAATCAAAGCAATGTAGGTCAACAAAACCAACTCACTAATTTAGGGCCCGGAAAGCATCAGGTGTATATCAAAGACCAGCAGGGATGTATAACTGATTCAATAGAGATCGATTTACAAAATCCGGAAGCTTTTACAACGGAATTAGGAAATGAGCAACTGGTTAATAAAGGCAGTCAGGTTCAATTGTTGTTACAAACCAATCACAACTGGCAGCATATCCAATGGAATCCATCGGGAGTGATCGGATGTATGGATTGCAATCCAGTGAGCTTTCAGGTAGATCAGGATACCTGGATTTACAGTTTAGCAATTGATGAGCGAAATTGTGAAAGTTTAGATTCTGTTTTAATCCGGGTTCGGGTAGATGCCAAAGTTTTTGTACCTAATAGTTTTAGTCCGAATGGAGACAACATCAACGATTATTTTTATGTGCAAGGTGACCCGCAAGCAGTAGTTTTATTAATGCAAATTTTTGATCGCTGGGGAAATCAGGTTTTTGAAACACGCAATGTTCCGGTCAATGAGCCTTTAAAAGGATGGAATGGATTTTTTAACAACCAACGAATGAATCCAGGAGTATTTGTGTATTTTGCAAAAATTAAATTATCGCCTGAGAATTCAATTGATTTAAAAGGAGATTTGAACCTTATCAAATAAACTTCGGGGATATTTTATTTTTATACAATATGAATAAGAAAATATTCTTATTATTTATTTGGATTTTTGTAAGCATTCATTCTGAATCCAATGCACAGATTAGCTGTTGTTGCGGCGCACCCAAACAATTGGATTTTCCCGGATTGGATTTTGAAATTGATCCGTTTCCACCCTTAAATAACTATTTTTATTATACTGCATTTACTACGTTTGGTCCATGGAATGTTACCCAAGGGACAATTGATCATGGAGGTGCTGAATACTGTGGAGGACTTGGACTTGGAAATCCAAATGGTCAAAGTCACTTTATAGATTTGTTTGGTTCTCCGCCTACTGGAAGTATTGCTGGCACGATAGAGTATCCGTTGTATGGCTTGACTCCTGGATTTCAATACACCATTAAATTTTGGTATGCAACATTTACATCGAATGGGAGTTTTTCTGCGAATTTAAAAATTGCAAATGGTTCCTGGCTTAATGTAACATGGACTGCAAATAATCCGGGTGCTGCTGTTTGGCTAGAGAAAACATATACATTTGTTGCACAAGCGACAACTGCGACTCTTTCCTTTACAGATACCGGTTCGAGTTCAGCCACCTATCAAATTGGAATGCTGCTGGACGATATTACAATTTTCGAATGCCCTACCGATCTTGAAAAACCTGTTGTCAACAATCCTCCTGATGATTACAATGTAGAATGTGATTTAGATGTGCCTCCGGTTCCAATATTAGATATCATGGATAATTGCGATGCGGACCCAGTGATTACATTTAGAGAAACTAAAGAAACATTTGATCCGTGCACTAAAAAAATTACCAGAAGCTGGGACATCAAAGACGATTGTGGCAACATTCAAACAGAAGTTCAAATTATTAATATCATAGATCAATTTCCACCGGAATTTACACAATTACCTAAAGATACATTTGCGTATTGTCAACAAGATGTAATGAAACTATTTAATGATTGGGTAAGGCAAAATGGATATGCCACTGCCACAGATGCCTGTGATGTAATCAATTGGAATTCGAGTTTTATACGAACACCCCGATTGACTTGCGACACGGTAATTGTTACATTTAAAGCAACAGATCATTGTGGAAAAGAAAGTACAGAATCCGCAAAATTTATAGTAAAAGATACCAGCGCTCCCCGGTTTATTTTACCCGCAATTGATAAATCGTATTCTTGTATTCCCAATGTCCGTGACAGCTTGCGAAGTTGGTTGCAAAATTTTGGCTATTCCTCCAATGCGATGGATTGCGATACAATCATTCGGTCCAGTAATTTTGATGGAGATTCTACGAATAATCCTATGGTCGTTACATTCTTTGCTAAAGACCGATGCGGAAATATTGACAGCAGTACCGCAAGTTTTTCCTATCGGGGTGGAACCGATACCTTTCGCATCACTCAATTCTCCTGCACTTTTCCCGGAAACAGTGTCGATACCCTGGTCTTTAGTTCCGGTGGTTGTGACAGTGTGGTCATTTCTGAAAAAATAAAACGAAGTGCGGACAGTACCTATATCAATACATCCAGCTGCGATCCTAAAATAAAAGTTTTTGATACCCTGCGATTGAACAATCAGTATGGTTGTGATTCCATCATTTTTACACAGGTCGTAATTCATCCCATGGATACCAGTCGATTAAAAATTTATGATTGCAGTTTTACAAGTATTGTTGTAGATACAGCTGTTTTTACCGGACAATTTTGTGATTCACTGGTCTTGACTGAAAAAATTCCATTACGAAAAGACAGTATTTTTATTCAACAAACCAGTTGTGACAGTTTGGACACAGGTTTAAAATTTTTAAATCTGACCAATGTTTTTGGATGTGACAGTGTGGTCCGTATTAACACCACATTTTCTGGAGTTATCACCCAATTTATTACAAAAAACGAATGCGGTTTGATTAAAAACTATACCGATACCCTCGTCTTCTCAACATCAACTTGCGACAGTCTGGTAATAACCAATCACATCGGATTAAAAATTGATACCAACTTTATTCAACAAAACAACTGTGATTTAAGCCAAGCAGGAATAGATACCATCATTTACCAAACAGCAACATGTGACAGCATCGTTATTGTCAATACCCAGTTTATTCCTTCAGACACTACATATATTCAACAATCGAGCTGTGATCCCAATTTAGTTGGCATTACCAGTAAACTTTTCAATACGGCCACCTGCGACAGTCTGGTTATTATCAAAACACAATTTACACCTTCCGATACCACACGAATCAATTTAAGCAGTTGTGATATCAATCAAGTCGGAATAGACAGCATGCTTTTTGCAACCAGCACCTGTGACAGTTTGGTAATTATCAATACCTCCTTTAAATCATCTGATACCAGTTTGATTAATCAAGTCACTTGTTTGTCTTCAGCAGCAGGGCTGGATACGGTTCAACTGCAAAAGAGCAATGGGTGTGACAGTTTAGTAATAACAAATACGGTGTTTGTTCCTTTGCGTTTGCAATTTAAATTGGATTCTATAAGTTGTCACGACAAAGCAGATGCAAACATTCAAATACTCAATGAGCAGGATTTTAGTAAACCCTATGTTGTTTATTTAAATCAAAGCGATTTAGGTCAACAAAACCAACTCACTAATTTAGGGCCCGGAAAGCATCAGGTGTATATCAAAGACCAGCAGGGATGTATAACTGATTCAATAGAGATCGATTTACAAAATCCGGAAGCTTTTACAACGGAATTAGGAAATGAGCAACTGGTTAATAAAGGCAGTCAGGTTCAATTGTTGTTACAAACCAACCACAACTGGCAGCATATCCAATGGAATCCATCGGGAGTGATTGGGTGTGTGGATTGCAATCCAGTGAGCTTTCAGGTAGATCAGGATACCTGGATTTACAGTTTAGCAATTGATGAGCGAAATTGTGAAAGTTTAGATTCTGTTTTAATCCGGGTTCGGGTAGATGCCAAAGTTTTTGTACCTAATAGTTTTAGTCCGAATGGAGACAACATCAACGATTATTTTTATGTGCAAGGTGACCCACAAGCGGTAGTTTTATTAATGCAAATTTTTGATCGCTGGGGAAATCAGGTTTTTGAAGCACGCAATGTTCCGGTCAATGAGCCT from Saprospiraceae bacterium includes:
- a CDS encoding gliding motility-associated C-terminal domain-containing protein yields the protein MNKKIFLLFIWIFVSIHSESNAQISCCCGAPKQLDFPGLDFEIDPFPPLNNYFYYTAFTTFGPWNVTQGTIDHGGAEYCGGLGLGNPNGQSHFIDLFGSPPTGSIAGTIEYPLYGLTPGFQYTIKFWYATFTSNGSFSANLKIANGSWLNVTWTANNPGAAVWLEKTYTFVAQATTATLSFTDTGSSSATYQIGMLLDDITIFECPTDLEKPVVNNPPDDYNVECDLDVPPVPILDIMDNCDADPVITFRETKETFDPCTKKITRSWDIKDDCGNIQTEVQIINIIDQFPPEFTQLPKDTFAYCQQDVMKLFNDWVRQNGYATATDACDVINWNSSFIRTPRLTCDTVIVTFKATDHCGKESTESAKFIVKDTSAPRFILPAIDKSYSCIPNVRDSLRSWLQNFGYSSNAMDCDTIIRSSNFDGDSTNNPMVVTFFAKDRCGNIDSSTASFSYRGGTDTFRITQFSCTFPGNSVDTLVFSSGGCDSVVISEKIKRSADSTYINTSSCDPKIKVFDTLRLNNQYGCDSIIFTQVVIHPMDTSRLKIYDCSFTSIVVDTAVFTGQFCDSLVLTEKIPLRKDSIFIQQTSCDSLDTGLKFLNLTNVFGCDSVVRINTTFSGVITQFITKNECGLIKNYTDTLVFSTSTCDSLVITNHIGLKIDTNFIQQNNCDLSQAGIDTIIYQTATCDSIVIVNTQFIPSDTTYIQQSSCDPNLVGITSKLFNTATCDSLVIIKTQFTPSDTTRINLSSCDINQVGIDSMLFATSTCDSLVIINTSFKSSDTSLINQVTCLSSAAGLDTVQLQKSNGCDSLVITNTVFVPLRLQFKLDSISCHDKADANIQILNEQDFSKPYVVYLNQSDLGQQNQLTNLGPGKHQVYIKDQQGCITDSIEIDLQNPEAFTTELGNEQLVNKGSQVQLLLQTNHNWQHIQWNPSGVIGCVDCNPVSFQVDQDTWIYSLAIDERNCESLDSVLIRVRVDAKVFVPNSFSPNGDNINDYFYVQGDPQAVVLLMQIFDRWGNQVFEARNVPVNEPLKGWNGKVAERHLNPGVFVYYIEIGNTALEIKRIWGDLSLIR